A genome region from Sphingobacteriaceae bacterium GW460-11-11-14-LB5 includes the following:
- a CDS encoding 16S rRNA (guanine(966)-N(2))-methyltransferase RsmD — protein sequence MRIIGGKLKGIRLQPPANLPVRPTTDMAKEALFNILNNKYDFESCTVLDLFCGTGNLTFEFASRGAESILAIDMDYGCVNWVKNTAKQHQFDQVDVRKGDVFKLLKQMTGAYDLIFADPPYNMPNIPQIPVMVKEQQLLKPDGLLVVEHQSNMKLNSQPGYTETRKYGNSSFSFFEFS from the coding sequence ATGCGAATAATTGGTGGCAAATTAAAAGGCATCCGTTTGCAGCCCCCTGCAAATTTACCGGTACGCCCAACTACGGATATGGCCAAAGAAGCACTCTTCAATATCCTCAACAACAAATATGATTTCGAAAGCTGTACCGTTCTGGATTTATTCTGCGGTACCGGAAATTTAACTTTTGAGTTTGCCTCACGCGGGGCAGAAAGTATTTTAGCCATTGATATGGATTATGGCTGTGTAAACTGGGTTAAAAATACCGCAAAACAGCATCAGTTTGATCAGGTTGATGTGCGTAAAGGCGATGTTTTCAAATTATTAAAACAAATGACCGGCGCTTACGACCTGATATTTGCCGATCCGCCCTACAATATGCCCAACATTCCACAAATTCCGGTGATGGTTAAAGAACAACAATTACTTAAACCCGATGGTTTACTCGTTGTAGAACACCAGAGCAATATGAAGCTGAACAGCCAGCCCGGCTACACCGAAACCAGAAAGTATGGTAATTCGTCTTTCAGTTTTTTTGAGTTTAGTTAG
- a CDS encoding pantetheine-phosphate adenylyltransferase, with the protein MKIALFPGSFDPITIAHVNILQRATPLFDKIVVGIGLNSAKQNFLSAEQRLQILQTVFKGYPNIEIQTYDGLTVDFCRKIDATYMVRGIRSAADFEYERAIAQINQTMMPEVETILLLSKPEYSAISSTIVRDILRNHGDVSPFVPKEALSFL; encoded by the coding sequence ATGAAGATAGCGCTATTTCCAGGCTCATTTGATCCGATCACTATTGCTCACGTAAATATTTTACAACGTGCCACTCCCCTTTTCGATAAAATTGTAGTAGGTATCGGACTCAACAGCGCTAAACAGAATTTCTTAAGCGCAGAGCAGCGCCTTCAGATTTTACAAACTGTTTTTAAAGGCTATCCGAATATCGAAATCCAAACATACGATGGCCTAACCGTAGATTTCTGCCGAAAAATAGATGCCACCTATATGGTTAGGGGCATCCGTTCAGCTGCTGATTTTGAATATGAAAGAGCCATCGCGCAGATTAACCAGACGATGATGCCTGAGGTAGAAACCATTTTACTCTTAAGCAAGCCCGAATACTCAGCCATCAGTTCTACCATTGTACGCGATATTTTAAGAAACCATGGCGATGTAAGTCCATTCGTGCCAAAAGAAGCCCTTAGTTTTTTGTAA
- a CDS encoding RNA polymerase subunit sigma-70: MKETENIFLTLINQHKAIIHKISKMYMNGFEEQRDLFQEIVLQLWKAYPTFKGNSKFTTWMYRVCLNTALIYFKKENRKVDKTPLDENIDIIDVNESEGKEEKLAYLYTAVQELNVIEKALIFLFLENQSHREIAENLGISEVNARVKLNRTKEKLQSIIKKNGYEF, translated from the coding sequence ATGAAAGAAACAGAAAACATATTTCTTACCCTGATTAATCAACACAAAGCGATTATACATAAGATTTCGAAAATGTATATGAACGGTTTTGAAGAGCAGCGTGATCTGTTTCAGGAAATTGTATTACAGCTTTGGAAAGCTTATCCCACTTTTAAGGGTAATTCCAAATTTACCACCTGGATGTACCGTGTCTGTTTAAATACAGCTTTAATATACTTTAAAAAGGAGAACAGAAAAGTAGATAAGACACCTTTAGACGAAAATATTGATATAATTGATGTAAATGAGAGCGAGGGAAAAGAAGAAAAACTGGCTTACCTGTATACCGCCGTTCAAGAGCTGAATGTGATAGAAAAAGCCTTGATATTTCTCTTTCTCGAAAATCAATCCCATCGCGAAATTGCCGAAAACCTGGGCATCAGCGAGGTAAATGCACGGGTAAAACTGAACCGAACTAAAGAAAAATTACAATCCATCATAAAGAAAAACGGTTATGAATTTTGA
- a CDS encoding NUDIX hydrolase, translating to MPRNYRIYINDNTLFISDFLPEQKEKIQQLEFQDFDLQMFYKKLKNGSKKSYIFLTKNPQETFKKLKKDCTIIKAAGGLVESANGNYLFIFRNKKWDLPKGKLEEGEKMKETAVREVEEECGIKVFKREEKLCKTYHVYPIGTKMVIKKTNWYKMKVKGEPKLVPQKEEGIDEAVWLDKNHISPVVKNTFPSIMDVLRAGGIL from the coding sequence ATGCCAAGAAATTATAGAATTTATATCAACGATAACACTTTGTTTATCTCAGATTTTTTGCCAGAGCAAAAGGAGAAAATTCAACAACTTGAATTCCAGGATTTTGATCTGCAAATGTTCTACAAAAAACTAAAAAATGGTTCGAAGAAGAGCTATATTTTCTTGACAAAAAATCCTCAGGAGACCTTTAAAAAACTAAAGAAAGATTGTACTATTATTAAAGCTGCAGGTGGTTTGGTGGAGAGTGCAAATGGAAATTATCTCTTTATTTTTCGAAATAAAAAGTGGGATTTACCCAAAGGAAAGCTTGAAGAAGGTGAAAAAATGAAAGAAACGGCAGTTCGTGAGGTAGAAGAGGAGTGCGGCATTAAGGTGTTTAAACGCGAAGAAAAACTTTGTAAAACCTATCACGTTTACCCGATTGGTACTAAAATGGTAATCAAGAAAACGAACTGGTACAAAATGAAGGTTAAAGGCGAGCCAAAATTGGTCCCTCAGAAAGAAGAAGGGATTGATGAAGCTGTTTGGCTGGACAAAAACCACATTTCACCGGTGGTTAAAAATACTTTTCCATCAATTATGGATGTTTTAAGAGCCGGAGGAATACTATAA
- a CDS encoding hydroxyacid dehydrogenase, with protein MIATKGYAAQNAETDLAPWNFERREVGPHDVQFEILFCGVCHSDLHQIKNDWFPGIFPMVPGHEIVGRVVKVGDHVKKFKVGDLAGTGCMVDSCQVCENCKQNLEQYCLEGNTQTYNGLERDGKTPTYGGYSDSIVVREEFVLHVSDKLNLAAVAPLLCAGITTYSPLKHWKVGKGHKLAVLGLGGLGHMAVKFGVAFGAEVTVLSTSPKKEEDAKKLGAHHFVVTTDPAQVKAARGTFDFILDTVSAEHDFNMYLSLLRTNGIHICVGVPPKPAEIAAFSLLGGRKSLAGSGIGGIAETQEMLDFCAENNIVSDIEMIDIKDIHHAYERMEKGDVRYRFVIDMATL; from the coding sequence ATGATAGCAACAAAAGGATATGCGGCACAAAATGCCGAAACAGATCTTGCACCCTGGAATTTTGAGCGCCGGGAAGTAGGGCCTCATGATGTTCAGTTTGAGATACTTTTCTGTGGGGTTTGCCACTCAGATTTGCACCAGATCAAAAACGATTGGTTTCCGGGAATTTTCCCAATGGTTCCGGGGCACGAAATTGTGGGCAGGGTAGTAAAGGTTGGAGATCATGTGAAGAAATTTAAGGTAGGCGATCTTGCCGGTACAGGTTGTATGGTAGATTCGTGCCAGGTTTGCGAAAACTGCAAGCAAAATTTAGAACAATACTGTTTAGAAGGAAATACGCAGACCTATAATGGTTTAGAAAGAGATGGTAAAACACCAACTTATGGTGGATATTCGGATTCGATTGTAGTAAGAGAAGAATTTGTGCTTCATGTATCAGATAAATTAAACCTTGCAGCTGTAGCCCCACTTTTATGTGCGGGTATTACCACTTATTCTCCATTAAAACACTGGAAAGTAGGAAAAGGCCATAAACTAGCCGTACTTGGTTTAGGTGGTTTAGGTCACATGGCCGTGAAATTCGGTGTAGCTTTTGGCGCTGAAGTTACGGTATTGAGTACTTCACCAAAAAAAGAAGAAGATGCCAAAAAACTGGGCGCACACCATTTTGTAGTTACGACCGATCCGGCACAGGTTAAAGCAGCAAGGGGTACCTTCGATTTTATACTGGATACGGTTTCTGCAGAACATGATTTTAACATGTACCTTTCCTTGTTGAGAACAAATGGTATACACATTTGCGTAGGTGTTCCGCCTAAGCCAGCAGAAATTGCCGCTTTCAGTTTACTTGGTGGTAGAAAAAGCCTGGCGGGATCAGGTATTGGAGGTATTGCCGAAACTCAGGAAATGTTGGATTTTTGTGCAGAGAACAATATCGTATCGGATATCGAAATGATTGATATCAAAGACATCCACCATGCCTACGAGCGTATGGAAAAAGGTGATGTGCGTTACCGTTTCGTGATTGATATGGCCACATTATAG
- a CDS encoding orotate phosphoribosyltransferase: MYNKSDIELKVAEFLLQIKAIKLQPNNPFTWASGWKSPIYCDNRITLSHPQVRTYIRQKLAQAIQEEFGSVDVIAGVATAGIPQGVLVAQELGLPFIYVRAKAKEHGTGSLIEGEVVEGQRVVVIEDLISTGKSSLQAVEALRAAGLSVAGLAAIFTYGFEKADENFAAAKCRYLTLSNYGALIDYAAEHSIIAKSDMELLGKWRLNPSEWGQGQVLSSES; the protein is encoded by the coding sequence ATGTATAATAAAAGTGATATTGAATTAAAGGTAGCGGAATTTTTATTACAGATAAAAGCAATCAAATTACAACCAAATAACCCTTTTACCTGGGCATCTGGTTGGAAATCGCCGATTTATTGCGACAACAGAATTACCCTTTCCCACCCTCAGGTTAGAACTTACATCCGTCAGAAACTTGCGCAGGCCATTCAGGAAGAGTTTGGTTCAGTAGATGTTATTGCGGGTGTTGCAACTGCCGGAATTCCTCAGGGCGTTTTAGTCGCTCAGGAACTTGGTTTACCTTTTATCTATGTAAGGGCGAAAGCTAAAGAACACGGTACCGGAAGTTTAATTGAAGGTGAAGTGGTAGAAGGTCAGCGTGTAGTGGTTATCGAAGATTTAATTTCAACCGGAAAAAGCAGTTTACAAGCTGTTGAAGCACTAAGAGCGGCAGGATTATCGGTAGCTGGCTTAGCGGCAATTTTCACTTACGGTTTCGAAAAAGCAGACGAAAATTTCGCAGCTGCAAAATGTCGTTACTTAACCTTATCAAACTATGGCGCCCTAATCGATTATGCTGCTGAGCACAGCATTATTGCCAAAAGTGATATGGAATTATTAGGTAAATGGCGTTTAAATCCTTCAGAATGGGGACAAGGACAAGTATTAAGTTCGGAGTCTTAA
- a CDS encoding orotate phosphoribosyltransferase has translation MTVIESAVEVNKPVAEVYAFLSNMNNHQQLMPENIYNWESTEDDARFTIQNMAKLAIKISSRIENQEITAIPSEKAPFDVELKWTVADNGNGTTTAKHIISADLNMMMKMLASGPLQKLADHQTEKLKEILG, from the coding sequence ATGACTGTTATTGAAAGCGCAGTGGAGGTGAATAAACCAGTTGCAGAGGTTTATGCATTCCTATCCAATATGAACAATCATCAGCAACTGATGCCAGAAAATATCTATAACTGGGAATCTACTGAAGATGATGCTCGTTTTACCATTCAGAACATGGCAAAATTGGCCATTAAAATTTCGAGCCGTATCGAAAATCAGGAAATAACAGCCATTCCGAGTGAAAAAGCACCTTTCGATGTGGAGTTAAAGTGGACTGTAGCAGATAACGGAAACGGAACAACTACAGCGAAACACATTATCTCAGCAGATTTGAACATGATGATGAAAATGCTGGCATCTGGTCCATTACAAAAGTTGGCCGATCACCAAACCGAAAAATTGAAAGAAATTTTAGGATAA
- a CDS encoding alpha-rhamnosidase yields the protein MNLRFLQVTALFFALFPVSKTFAQSVTALKTEYLVNPIGLDNPNPRFTWQMNDASQGAKQTAYRILVDTDSASLVKAEAKLWNTGWIASEKNLIVYSGQLLKPFTKYYWRVDIADGNQKKSNKPYIASFETGMMKMENWQGAWISDTENIKLKPAPYFRNTFTTNKKIRSARAYIAAAGLYELSINGKKIGNHRMDPMYTRFDRRSLYVTYDVTNAISKGKNAIGVLLGNGWYNHQSTAVWYFDRAPWRNRPTFCLDLNITYEDGTTEIIKSGKDWKTALSPIIFNSIYTAEHYDARLEKAGWNTANFDDTDWKNVIYRSAPSKNIVAQAMHPIRNVEEIASKSLRKFNDTTYLFDLGRNISGVSKITVSGPAGTVIKLKHGERLYTNGHVDISNIDAHYRPTDNTDPFQTDILILNGKGAQSFMPYFNYKGFQYVEVSSSAPIELKKEDLTGYFMHSDVPVVGDVKSSEPIINKIYYATNNSYLSNLFGYPTDCPQREKNGWTGDAQIAIETGLYGFDGITIYEKWLADHRDEQQPNGVLPSIIPTDGWGYEWGNGPDWTSTIAIIPWNVYLFYGDKKLLADCYENIRKYVNHIDETYPTGLTTWGLGDWIPVKSKSPVELTSTCYYYADVLILAKAAKILGKNDDYEKYMAMAKKIKDAFNAKYLNKEKGIYASGVQTEMSVPLYWKIVPEESVALVAKNLAKRVEADGFHLDVGLLGTKAILNALSENGYSDIAYKVAAQKTYPSWGWWMENGATTLYENWPIDAKSDISMNHIMFGEIGAWLYKSPGGIKPDEKQPGFKHVILDPHIMEGLNSFEASHIGPYGKIMSAWKRINNGIRYDITIPANSTATINVPLTSGMIVYVDGKINNTGKIDLAAGKYVIEHKAKK from the coding sequence ATGAACCTCAGATTTCTACAGGTAACTGCTCTGTTTTTTGCCCTCTTTCCTGTTTCCAAAACGTTTGCTCAATCAGTTACGGCCTTGAAAACCGAATATTTGGTTAATCCGATCGGGTTAGACAACCCAAATCCGCGTTTTACCTGGCAAATGAACGATGCCAGCCAGGGCGCTAAACAAACTGCTTACCGTATTTTGGTAGATACTGATTCGGCTTCGCTTGTTAAAGCTGAAGCAAAACTTTGGAATACAGGGTGGATAGCTTCAGAAAAAAATCTGATCGTTTATTCGGGCCAGTTACTAAAACCTTTTACTAAATACTATTGGAGGGTTGACATTGCCGATGGAAATCAAAAGAAATCAAATAAGCCATATATCGCCAGCTTCGAAACAGGCATGATGAAAATGGAAAACTGGCAGGGTGCATGGATCTCGGATACCGAAAATATCAAACTTAAACCTGCTCCCTATTTCCGGAATACCTTTACCACGAATAAAAAAATCAGATCGGCCAGGGCATACATTGCCGCAGCGGGATTATACGAACTATCCATCAATGGGAAGAAAATAGGCAACCACCGCATGGATCCGATGTACACCCGTTTTGATAGACGAAGCTTATATGTTACCTATGATGTAACCAATGCAATCAGCAAAGGCAAAAATGCAATAGGCGTATTGCTGGGCAATGGATGGTACAACCACCAATCAACTGCAGTATGGTATTTCGATCGTGCCCCATGGCGCAATAGACCAACTTTTTGTCTGGACCTAAACATTACTTACGAAGATGGCACTACCGAAATCATTAAATCGGGTAAAGATTGGAAAACGGCTTTAAGCCCGATTATTTTTAATAGTATTTATACCGCCGAACATTACGATGCTCGTCTGGAAAAAGCAGGCTGGAACACCGCAAACTTCGACGATACCGATTGGAAAAATGTGATATACCGTTCAGCACCCTCTAAAAATATTGTTGCACAGGCCATGCACCCTATCCGTAATGTGGAGGAAATAGCCAGCAAAAGTTTAAGAAAATTTAATGATACCACCTACCTTTTCGATCTGGGCAGGAATATTTCGGGAGTAAGCAAAATTACAGTGAGCGGACCGGCCGGAACGGTGATTAAACTGAAACATGGCGAGCGTTTATACACCAACGGACATGTGGATATTTCGAATATTGATGCCCATTACCGTCCAACGGATAATACCGATCCTTTCCAAACCGACATTCTGATTTTAAACGGAAAAGGTGCACAAAGTTTCATGCCCTATTTTAATTATAAGGGCTTTCAATATGTGGAAGTAAGCAGCTCCGCTCCCATCGAATTGAAAAAAGAAGACCTCACAGGTTATTTTATGCACAGTGATGTGCCAGTTGTGGGCGATGTTAAATCTTCAGAGCCGATCATCAATAAAATCTATTACGCCACCAATAATTCTTACCTATCCAATCTTTTTGGCTACCCAACAGATTGTCCGCAACGGGAGAAAAACGGCTGGACAGGCGACGCACAGATCGCCATCGAAACAGGCCTTTATGGTTTTGATGGCATTACCATTTACGAAAAATGGCTCGCCGATCACCGTGACGAGCAGCAGCCAAATGGTGTTTTACCATCCATTATCCCTACCGATGGCTGGGGTTATGAATGGGGCAACGGACCAGATTGGACCAGTACCATTGCGATTATTCCGTGGAATGTATACCTGTTTTACGGCGACAAAAAATTACTTGCCGATTGTTACGAAAATATCAGGAAATACGTAAACCATATTGATGAAACCTACCCTACGGGTTTAACTACCTGGGGCCTGGGTGATTGGATTCCGGTAAAATCTAAATCGCCTGTCGAACTTACCTCTACCTGCTATTACTATGCTGATGTGCTTATTTTAGCCAAGGCAGCAAAAATTTTAGGTAAAAACGATGATTATGAAAAGTACATGGCCATGGCTAAAAAAATTAAAGATGCTTTTAATGCCAAGTATTTGAATAAAGAAAAAGGGATTTATGCTTCTGGCGTACAAACCGAAATGAGTGTTCCGCTTTATTGGAAAATTGTTCCGGAAGAATCAGTTGCCTTAGTTGCCAAAAATTTAGCCAAACGTGTAGAAGCCGATGGTTTCCACCTGGATGTGGGATTATTGGGTACAAAAGCCATTTTAAATGCGCTGAGCGAAAATGGCTACAGCGACATTGCCTACAAAGTTGCTGCACAAAAAACCTATCCAAGCTGGGGCTGGTGGATGGAAAACGGAGCCACCACTTTATACGAGAACTGGCCTATTGATGCAAAATCGGATATCTCGATGAACCACATTATGTTTGGAGAAATCGGTGCCTGGTTGTACAAATCGCCGGGAGGCATTAAACCAGATGAAAAGCAGCCTGGCTTTAAACATGTGATATTGGATCCGCACATTATGGAAGGCCTCAATTCTTTTGAGGCTAGTCATATTGGTCCGTACGGTAAAATTATGAGTGCATGGAAAAGAATTAATAATGGAATCAGGTACGATATTACCATTCCTGCAAATTCTACAGCTACTATTAATGTACCGCTTACAAGTGGTATGATTGTTTATGTAGATGGTAAAATAAACAACACTGGAAAAATAGATTTAGCGGCCGGTAAGTATGTAATTGAACATAAAGCAAAAAAATAA
- a CDS encoding ATP-dependent chaperone ClpB: MNFNNFTIKAQEAVQQASEIAQGNQQQAIETAHLLKGLLTVDENVVSYVLKKLNVNLNSLNQNLDAEIAKFPKVSGSNVYLSSNANSVLQKAQTFLKEFKDEFVSVEHLLLGILAVNDSTSKLLKEQGVNEKDLKKAIVELRGDNRVTDQNAEATYQALSKYARNLNEYAESGKLDPVIGRDEEIRRVIQILSRRTKNNPILIGEPGVGKTAIAEGIAFRIIKGDVPENLKSKVVYSLDMGSLIAGAKYKGEFEERLKAVVKEVTQSDGDIILFIDEIHTLVGAGGGEGAMDAANILKPALARGELRAIGATTLDEYQKYLEKDKALERRFQKVMVEEPDTQDAISILRGLKERYETHHKVRIKDEAIIAAVEMSQRYISDRFLPDKAIDLMDEAASKLRMEMDSVPENVDALDREIMRLEIEREAIKREKDDRKVKELSEEIANLSAERDEFKAKWQGEKDLVDAVNNELEQIEHYKLEAEQAERAGDYGKVAEIRYGKIKEAQDKVEKLKADLESQQSDSRMLKEEVTADDIAGVVGRWTGIPVTKLIASEREKLLHLEEELHQRVAGQDEAIEAISDAIRRSRAGLQDKRKPIGSFIFLGTTGVGKTELAKALAEFLFNDENALTRIDMSEYQERHAVSRLIGAPPGYVGYDEGGQLTEAVRRKPYSVVLLDEIEKAHPDVFNILLQVLDDGRLTDNKGRTVNFKNTIIIMTSNIGAHLIQDNFKNLSDENREEVIAKTKNELFEVLKQTIRPEFLNRIDELIMFTPLNRSEIRNIVSLQFKHVQQTLAEMGIEMDASDEALDWLAQLGYDPQFGARPLKRVIQKRILNELSKEILAGKIDKDSKIKLDMFDHNFVFLNQNAG; encoded by the coding sequence ATGAACTTCAACAATTTTACCATAAAAGCCCAGGAAGCAGTTCAACAGGCTTCTGAAATAGCCCAAGGCAATCAGCAACAGGCTATTGAAACGGCACACCTGCTTAAAGGTTTGCTCACTGTTGATGAAAACGTGGTTTCTTACGTGTTAAAGAAATTAAACGTTAACCTAAATTCATTGAATCAAAACTTAGATGCAGAGATTGCCAAATTCCCGAAAGTGAGCGGCAGTAATGTCTATCTGTCATCTAATGCCAATAGCGTTTTGCAAAAAGCGCAAACATTTTTAAAAGAATTTAAAGATGAATTTGTGTCTGTTGAGCATTTATTATTAGGCATCTTAGCCGTTAACGACAGCACTTCGAAATTATTAAAAGAACAAGGTGTTAACGAAAAAGACCTTAAAAAAGCCATTGTAGAGCTACGTGGCGATAACCGGGTAACCGATCAAAATGCCGAAGCCACTTATCAGGCTTTAAGCAAATATGCCAGAAATTTAAACGAATACGCCGAGAGCGGAAAACTTGATCCGGTAATTGGCCGCGATGAAGAAATCCGTCGGGTTATCCAGATTTTATCCCGCCGGACCAAGAACAACCCTATTTTAATTGGTGAGCCAGGCGTGGGTAAAACGGCCATTGCTGAGGGTATTGCTTTCAGGATTATCAAAGGTGATGTACCCGAGAATTTAAAAAGTAAAGTGGTTTACTCGCTCGATATGGGATCGCTTATTGCAGGCGCCAAATATAAAGGTGAGTTCGAAGAGCGTTTAAAAGCCGTAGTTAAAGAAGTGACACAGAGCGATGGCGACATTATCCTCTTTATCGACGAGATCCACACTTTGGTGGGTGCCGGTGGTGGTGAAGGTGCCATGGATGCAGCGAACATTTTAAAACCTGCCCTTGCCCGTGGAGAGTTGCGCGCTATTGGTGCAACCACTTTAGATGAATATCAAAAATATTTAGAAAAAGATAAAGCCTTAGAGCGTCGTTTCCAGAAGGTAATGGTCGAAGAACCGGATACCCAGGATGCCATTTCGATCCTTCGCGGACTGAAAGAACGTTACGAAACACACCATAAAGTAAGGATTAAAGATGAAGCGATTATCGCAGCCGTAGAAATGAGTCAGCGGTATATCTCAGACCGTTTCTTACCAGATAAAGCCATAGATTTAATGGATGAGGCTGCATCGAAATTGCGTATGGAGATGGATAGTGTGCCCGAAAATGTGGATGCTTTAGACCGTGAAATTATGCGTTTAGAAATTGAACGCGAAGCGATTAAACGGGAAAAAGACGATAGAAAGGTCAAAGAACTTTCAGAAGAAATTGCCAACCTATCAGCAGAGCGTGATGAATTTAAAGCGAAATGGCAAGGCGAAAAAGACCTGGTAGATGCCGTAAATAACGAACTGGAGCAGATTGAGCACTACAAATTAGAAGCAGAACAAGCTGAACGTGCAGGAGATTATGGCAAAGTGGCCGAAATCCGTTACGGAAAAATTAAAGAAGCACAGGATAAAGTTGAGAAACTAAAAGCCGATTTAGAAAGCCAGCAAAGCGATAGCCGCATGCTTAAAGAAGAAGTTACCGCCGATGATATTGCTGGTGTGGTGGGTCGCTGGACAGGTATTCCGGTTACCAAACTGATTGCCAGTGAGCGCGAAAAATTACTTCACCTGGAAGAAGAATTACACCAGCGCGTAGCGGGTCAGGATGAAGCAATTGAAGCGATATCTGATGCCATTCGCCGTTCCCGTGCAGGCTTGCAGGACAAACGCAAACCAATCGGCTCTTTCATCTTTTTAGGTACTACTGGTGTGGGTAAAACGGAATTGGCAAAAGCCCTCGCTGAATTTTTATTCAACGATGAAAATGCCTTAACGCGTATTGATATGAGTGAATACCAGGAACGTCACGCCGTGTCGCGTTTAATTGGTGCGCCTCCGGGATATGTGGGTTATGATGAAGGCGGACAGTTAACCGAAGCCGTTAGGCGTAAACCTTATTCGGTGGTATTGCTTGATGAGATTGAAAAAGCACACCCGGATGTATTTAATATCCTGCTACAGGTGTTGGATGACGGACGTTTAACCGATAATAAAGGAAGAACGGTGAATTTTAAAAATACCATCATCATCATGACTTCCAACATTGGTGCACATTTAATTCAGGATAACTTCAAAAACTTAAGTGATGAAAACCGTGAGGAAGTAATTGCCAAAACCAAAAACGAACTGTTTGAAGTATTAAAACAAACCATTCGTCCGGAGTTTTTGAACAGGATTGATGAACTGATTATGTTTACCCCGTTAAACCGCAGTGAAATCAGAAATATTGTAAGCTTACAGTTTAAACATGTACAGCAAACACTGGCCGAGATGGGTATAGAAATGGATGCCAGCGACGAAGCTTTAGATTGGCTGGCACAATTGGGTTACGATCCGCAGTTTGGTGCGAGGCCGTTAAAAAGGGTTATTCAAAAGAGAATCTTAAATGAGTTGTCGAAAGAGATATTGGCGGGTAAGATAGATAAAGACAGCAAAATTAAATTGGATATGTTCGATCACAATTTTGTGTTCCTGAACCAAAACGCAGGTTAA
- a CDS encoding MFS transporter, with translation MTENSTTTSIIEKTVFPILFALSFSHLLNDTIQSLIPAIYPIIKTSYHLSFSQIGLITLTFQLAASLLQPFVGLYTDKKPQPYSLATGMGFTLIGLISLSQSTHFYTILLSVCFIGIGSSIFHPEASRMAHAASGGKRGLAQSVFQLGGNAGSSLGPLLAAWIIVPYGQFSVIWFSVIALLAIIILTYVGNWYRGFMLSRSKKINIQTVVNQFSRTKVIFSVCILLLLIFSKYFYMASLTNYFTFYLIDKFHVSVQTSQIYLFVFLFSVAAGTLLGGPIGDKIGRKYVIWASILGTAPFALLLPHASLFWVGVLIVPIGMILASAFSAILVYAQELIPGKVGLVAGLFFGFAFGMGGIGSALLGKLADSTSIEYVFNVCAFLPLIGLLTGFLPNIETKKK, from the coding sequence ATGACTGAGAATAGCACCACCACCTCCATTATTGAAAAAACCGTTTTCCCTATACTTTTCGCTTTAAGTTTTTCACACCTGCTTAACGATACCATACAGTCGTTAATTCCTGCCATTTACCCCATTATCAAAACCAGCTATCATTTAAGTTTTTCGCAGATCGGCCTAATTACATTAACCTTTCAGCTGGCCGCATCATTGCTACAACCTTTTGTGGGTTTATACACGGATAAAAAACCTCAGCCATACTCATTGGCTACAGGCATGGGTTTTACGCTGATCGGCTTAATCTCGCTCTCACAATCCACCCATTTTTACACCATATTGCTTTCGGTATGTTTTATTGGCATTGGCTCTTCTATATTTCATCCTGAGGCGTCACGTATGGCGCATGCTGCATCAGGAGGGAAGCGGGGATTGGCGCAATCTGTTTTTCAATTGGGCGGCAATGCCGGGAGTTCTTTAGGCCCCTTATTGGCTGCCTGGATTATTGTTCCCTACGGGCAGTTCAGCGTGATCTGGTTTTCGGTTATTGCACTTTTGGCCATTATTATTTTAACCTATGTAGGCAACTGGTACAGGGGATTTATGCTTTCGAGGAGTAAAAAGATCAATATTCAAACGGTTGTGAATCAATTTTCGAGAACTAAGGTGATCTTTTCTGTTTGTATCTTACTCTTATTGATTTTCTCGAAATACTTCTACATGGCGAGTTTAACCAATTATTTTACCTTTTATCTGATCGATAAATTCCATGTTTCGGTGCAAACCTCGCAGATTTATTTATTTGTGTTTTTATTTTCGGTAGCTGCCGGAACATTGCTGGGCGGACCAATAGGCGATAAAATAGGCCGGAAATATGTAATCTGGGCTTCAATATTGGGTACTGCTCCATTTGCATTGTTGCTGCCACATGCCAGTTTATTTTGGGTAGGTGTGCTCATTGTGCCTATCGGGATGATTTTGGCGTCGGCGTTCTCGGCAATTCTGGTTTATGCGCAGGAATTGATTCCAGGAAAAGTAGGTTTGGTGGCCGGTTTGTTTTTTGGCTTTGCCTTTGGCATGGGTGGTATTGGTTCGGCTTTGTTAGGGAAGTTAGCTGATTCTACCAGTATCGAATATGTATTTAATGTTTGTGCGTTTCTGCCTTTAATCGGTTTACTAACCGGTTTCTTGCCGAATATTGAAACAAAGAAGAAATAA